A part of Gramella sp. MAR_2010_147 genomic DNA contains:
- a CDS encoding OmpA family protein: MKNFYYLFLILLSCSLSVQAQSGKQKKADRLYKDFAYLEATDVYKELIENEYNITYNSTKLGDSYMMLRSPENAVHYYGDVIEDTTISPEYYYKYAQALRGVKRYDESKQWLRKYLESGKGSDQIQTMLNKDEYKSRATYKVQPSEFNSEVSDFGVFVKDEQVYFVSARAKDEAVKEKTYSWNGEPFLDIYVMDKSSGNVSPIGGDVNTKLHDGPAVISPDGSTIYFTRNNYLDNKEGKRDKEKTNHLKLYSAKSAGNGWADVKELSFNSSDYSVGHPSLSPDGKTLYFTSDMPNGNGGTDIYKVSVDENGNFGTPENLGEPVNTEFDETFPFMDTDGTLYFSSNGHAGLGLFDIFRFEDGEVENLGEPVNSSMDDFAYFQVSDSREGFISTNRGGGSDDIYVFNKLNPLIVKGQVTDAVNGKPISAATVRVMNKENEQIAFLETDEEGNYQTEVARDKIFPLEAKEIKYKTFNGELSTMNTDEKDEMIYDIQLNPIEDVEYLAEIDNIYFDFDKSAIRPDAAKELDKLVDLMQNQYPELVIEIGSHTDRRGTNAYNEKLAERRAKATYDYLLSKDISEDRISTYKGYGETKPAIDCERCSEKDHQLNRRSMFSVVKMD; encoded by the coding sequence ATGAAAAATTTTTACTATCTATTTTTAATACTTCTTTCCTGTTCGCTTAGCGTACAGGCACAGAGTGGAAAGCAAAAAAAGGCTGATAGACTTTACAAGGATTTTGCCTATTTAGAAGCAACCGACGTCTACAAGGAACTTATCGAGAATGAATACAATATCACCTATAATTCAACCAAATTAGGGGATTCTTATATGATGCTTAGAAGTCCGGAGAATGCGGTTCATTACTACGGCGATGTGATTGAAGATACCACCATCTCTCCTGAATATTATTATAAATATGCTCAGGCACTTCGGGGAGTTAAGCGATATGACGAATCTAAACAATGGCTTAGAAAATATCTGGAAAGTGGCAAAGGATCTGACCAGATCCAGACCATGCTTAATAAAGACGAATATAAAAGTAGAGCTACTTACAAAGTTCAGCCTTCAGAATTTAATTCAGAAGTGAGTGACTTTGGTGTTTTTGTGAAAGATGAACAGGTTTACTTTGTCTCTGCCAGAGCCAAGGATGAAGCTGTAAAAGAGAAAACTTATAGCTGGAATGGAGAACCATTTCTTGATATTTATGTGATGGACAAGTCCTCTGGAAATGTAAGTCCTATTGGTGGCGATGTAAATACAAAGCTACATGACGGTCCTGCCGTGATAAGTCCGGACGGGAGTACTATCTATTTTACCAGAAATAATTACCTGGACAATAAAGAAGGGAAAAGAGATAAAGAAAAAACCAATCACTTAAAATTATATTCAGCGAAAAGTGCCGGAAATGGATGGGCAGATGTTAAGGAACTGAGCTTTAATAGCAGCGATTATTCAGTAGGGCATCCTTCCCTTTCTCCAGATGGAAAAACACTTTATTTTACATCAGACATGCCAAATGGCAATGGAGGGACTGATATTTACAAAGTTTCTGTTGATGAAAACGGGAACTTTGGAACTCCTGAAAATTTAGGTGAACCTGTAAATACCGAATTTGACGAGACATTTCCATTTATGGATACAGACGGTACATTATATTTTTCCTCTAATGGACATGCTGGTTTAGGCCTGTTCGATATCTTCAGATTTGAAGATGGGGAAGTTGAGAACCTTGGGGAACCGGTGAACAGCAGCATGGATGATTTTGCATATTTCCAGGTATCAGATTCCAGAGAAGGATTTATCTCTACCAACCGTGGTGGAGGTAGTGATGATATCTATGTTTTCAATAAACTAAATCCCTTAATTGTTAAGGGGCAGGTAACTGACGCCGTAAATGGAAAGCCGATTTCAGCGGCAACGGTAAGGGTAATGAATAAGGAAAATGAACAGATCGCTTTTCTTGAAACGGATGAAGAAGGAAATTACCAGACTGAAGTTGCCAGGGATAAAATTTTCCCGCTCGAAGCCAAAGAAATAAAGTATAAAACCTTTAATGGAGAGTTGAGCACAATGAACACCGATGAAAAAGATGAAATGATCTATGACATTCAGTTAAATCCTATAGAAGATGTAGAATACCTTGCTGAAATTGATAATATCTATTTCGACTTTGATAAATCTGCCATAAGGCCAGATGCCGCAAAGGAGTTGGATAAGCTGGTAGACCTTATGCAAAATCAATATCCAGAGCTGGTCATTGAAATTGGTTCCCATACAGATCGCAGAGGAACCAATGCGTATAACGAGAAACTTGCTGAAAGAAGAGCTAAAGCTACCTACGATTATCTACTTTCTAAAGATATTTCAGAAGATAGAATAAGCACCTATAAAGGCTACGGAGAAACTAAGCCGGCTATAGATTGTGAACGCTGTTCTGAAAAAGATCATCAATTAAACAGAAGATCTATGTTTAGTGTAGTGAAAATGGATTAA